The genomic interval agcttgctGCCAGTCCCCACACCGctatccccccaaaatctaaactacaaggaccctgtcagcttgaaGTCTCCAACAGTTACCATTAATCTCTTCtgtttccaaaaaacaaaacaaaaataccccaCCTATTCTAACAGGTTGATTCTTCCCCTTGAACTTCAGTGTTTGGGGTTGTGCTGGTCAGGCAGCAGTGGGCAGGTGAGACCTGGAGGGGCTTTGAGGAACCCAGTACCCATAGCTGGTGGGTCACCGGGGCTCCTGCCCCCTCTGTTCCTTCCTCCCAACTGACTGCCACTCCTGTGGCTAGTACACAACAAGCAGGAGCTCTCAGTGCCTCTACTGCCTTCTCCACCCAGGTCCTGTCTTTTCAAATTCATCCTGTCTTGCATTGTCTTCTGATCTGCTCCTCATCACCTGCTCACCTGGCTCCTGTCCCTTTGCCGAGTCCTGGCCGTAATCTCCCACTTCTTAGGATCAGTGGCTGCTCCGCTATGAACCCTGGAGTTCTGCCAGACATCTGCTTCCGGCCTCTCccataggttaaaaaaataaagcggGCCTGATCTAGCCCCCGAGTTTGCATTCCAGAGGTTTCCTCCCGCCTTCAGGAAGAGTGTGGACTCACCTGCTCCTCTCTGGAGTTGATGACGACCAGCTGGCAGTACTTCTCAGCCTCGGGCCAGGTCAGTCCAGAGCCAGAGAACCAGTAGCAGCTGCCTTCATGCTCCAGCCAGTTAACGGGGTAGCATTCTgtgcctgtggggaggggagtgggcaGGGGGAGATGAGATCCTGCTGGGGGGGCAGGCACACTGGGAACGGAGACCCCCACTGTCCCTACCATTGCTTCGCAGGAAGGCCATCTGACAAGCCAGGATGCGCAGATCAGCTGGGAAGTGCTTCAGGTGGAAGAGCAAGGTGGCATGATCTAGGAGACAGAGTGACAGACAGTGATGTGGGCAGTGTGGGCACCATACCTACTAAGACCCCGCACCGGACTCCAGCCTTTGGGAAAATtcaacacacattcacacaccacacatacattCACACATACCACTCACGCACATACACTCTCACATGTCCACTCATGGGAGGGGCTCAGACCTGCTTTCAGGTCCTCCTGTTTCTCCAGCCTGGCTTCCAGAGATGTCACACTGTCACCTATGCTGCctcctgaaaaagagaaaagctaaACTGTTTTCCTTCCATTCTGCCTCCTAACACCTTCCATCGTCACTCACTGGAGCACCAGTCTAAGCTCAGATCTCCGTCAGGGTGCTGGAGAAGTTGTTGAAAGCTTCTTTTAGGGTCCAAAACTCCACTTACATCTGTGTTTCTTGTCAGGAGGGAGAGGGCACAGGACGGAGTGGAGGGGTCTGTGCCCATGTGACAGCCCCGTCCTGGTCATGGCATGGTCTCCCtcaccaccccctccctgccccatacTCGCTCAGCACTGCACCTCACTGCCTCCATCTCTTCCATCAGAGCTCTCACGCCCCCAGCACTGCCCATATCTCCACCTCCTCATCAGGGCTTCATCTCCACTGGCCCCTGTGACCCTCACTTTGGGACCCAATCACACAGATTGCCATCAGCAGTAGGAAGCTGAAGCCCAGGACCAGAAGACTGAGCCAGAGCCTGGAGCAGAGACTCTGCTGCCGAAGGGGCTGGGAAGGAGGCGTCCCTGCAAGAGAAGCGGTGACAGGAGGAGGGAGGCCACACCCAACCTAAGGGAAGCAGGGGAACAGAAGTCTGAGGAAGTACAGTAGCccagggggtggagggaagtACTTGGGGAGGGATTGGGGAGTCAATGGGCTGTGACCCCAACATTTAAGCACTGCACACACACTTATTTGCACAAGTGCACCCATGTTTACACATGCAAAAATGCACACATGCCTACGCAGGTGTATGCAACGCATCTGCACACGGCATTGCTATTCACATCATCTGTGTGTAAAGTCCCAATCTTAGACCTGGGGGACCTAGAGGACAGGCCCTGTGTTCTTCTTAAAATCCATGACTGGGCCCCTCAGACAAGTCCAAAACTGGACCCCCCACCCCGATTCCACTGGGATATTTAAGTCCTGGGCATTTCAGCCCAGACCACTCCCCAAGGGCTGCCCTCCAAGCCCATCCTCTCATCTCCCACATCTCTCTGCCCTTCCACCTCAGAAACCCTTGTTCCACTATAAACTCTCTCCCCTTAGACCTCAGTCACCTCACAGAGACCTCTCCTGACCCTTGTTCAAGCTGAatcctgaacacacacacacacacacacacacacaattttccaTTTCACTCCCACACTCATTAGTACATACACACTCATCTCTGCCAGCACTGCCAGCATCTCCTCTCATCAGGGCTCCACCCCTGCTGGCCCTTGTGACCCCCACATTGGGACTCAATGACAGAGATGGCcaagaaaagcaaacaatttCATTAACACACATCCTCACGCACATATCAACATGCACATTCTCACACACAGTCTCACATCTTATAGCACACATTCACATTATCTcctcacacagatacacacattgACACACACATccccacatgcacacatgtgcccACATCTTCATATGCGCAGCCCCGGCTCCACCCCTCCTGACCTGTCCCTGGGCCTGGAGCAGTGTCTGTCCTCCCAGGCCCAGGCTGCTGCCTTTGCACCATCCTCTTCTAGCAAAACGCTTCCTCCCCTGTGCTTCAGACcctgcccttccctctcttctcgcCGCCACCACACCCAGGGGTCCTCACATCTTGGGAATGCTCAGTCAGGGGCCCAGAATCTTTCTCCAGTCCAGTTACCATCAACCTGAGCTGACATTGTCCCTGTGAGTGACCACCCAGAACTCTTGGCCATTTTACACCAATGACTATCACCTTCCTCCACTCCAGCCACACCCAGGACCCCATCTTGACCCAGAAAGGCCATGTTTCTGACACTTCCACCACCCGTTCCCCACTCTGAGCActgccttccctctgcctctccccaccaTGTCGACTGTGATCTCCCGTGCGTCTGTCCATCTAGAAGCTCTCACTAAGCACAGTTCTCCCCACCCGCTGGGACCCTATGGCTGAGCCTGACTGCTCTCTCCAATACTGTCTCTGCTCCTCTGCCCTGAAACCAGACCACCCATGGCTGAGTCTTAACTCTGCCACCCACTAGCTCTGAGATCATAGGCAGGTCATTCAACCCTCTGGTGCCTCAGTTTTCATGTCCCCTTCTACAATCTAAAGTACTCAgtctcatagaaacagagagtaagatggtggttgccagagactGGGGGACAGGAAATTGGGAGTTGCTTTTCAATGGGTGTAAAGTTACAATTATGCAAGAGATCTAGAGACCCGCTGTACAACACTGTGCTTATAGTTAACCAAGCAGTATTATGCACTTTAGACTTTGTTAAAGTGTAGAtcccatattattattattatttttaaaggctaaaatgtcttttttttccattctctgaACACAAACAGAAAGGAATGTGGATAATGTACATACAAACTGGGGTTCTGTCAATGACAACAGGGACCATGTTGGTTCATATCAAATCCAAGAGTGTCAGACAACCAAATGCATGACCATTTGTGGTCTCTCTGAATATGCGGCGTTTGTTCAGGTGGTTAGGTCCTTCCCTGGTTTTCTGCAAGTCTGAAGTTGTGTTTCTTGTGTCGTTGCCAGCATCTCCACCCTCTGAGctgcttttgttttcctcttctttgcaGTCCTTGTCATCTTCATCTCCTGGGAATTTTCGGGATTGTTTAGAGGATTACTCTGAAGTGTAGGACTTTTTTCTCTTCGAGGCAGccttttcattcttccttttgcCTTTTCCAGCCGCCCGCCACCACCGCCCCACCAGCACCAGCCACCCCGCCGCCGCCCCCCACCAGCACCGGCCGCCCCTCCGCCGCCCCCGTACCAGCACCACCCGCCCCGCCGcagcccccccccaccaccagccccccccccgccgccgccgccacagcaccatccgccccgcccccccccccgccagcaccagccgccccgccgccgccccccccaCCAACACCAGCCGCCCCGCCGCCGCCCTCCCCACCAACACCAGCCGCCCCGCCACCGCCGACCCTCCCACCAGCACCAGCCGCCCCACCAACACCGATCGCCCCtccgccgccgcccccccccccccagcaccggTCGCCCCTCCGCCGCTGCCCCCTCACCAGCACCGGCCGCCCCACCACCGACGCAGCAGCAGCACGAGCACCTGTCGCCTCGCCACCGCCGCCCCAGCACCAGTCGCCCCtccgccgccgcccccccccaccagcaccgGCCGCCCCTCCGCCGCCGCCCCCCCACCAGCACCggccgccccgccgccgccgcccccccacCAGCACCAGCCGCCCCTCCGCCGCCGCCCCCCCCACCAGCACCAGCCGCCCCTCCGCCGCCGCTGCCACCCACCAGCACCAGACGCCCCACCACCGACGCAGCAGCAGCACGAGCACCTGTCGCCTCGCCACCGCCGCCTCACCACCAGCCGCCCCTCCGCCACCGCAGCCTCAACAGCACCAGCCGCCGCCGCTCCCCGACCTGCACCAGCCGCCccgccgcagccgccgccgccgcccccacCACCAGCAGCGGCCGCCCATCCGCCACCGCAGCCGCCACAGCACCAGCCCGCCCGCCGCCGCCACAGCACCAGCCGCCCACCCAACACCAGCCGCCCCACCAGCACCAGCCGCCCCGCCAACACCAGCCGCCCCGCCGCcgacgcagcagcagcagcacgagcaccagccgccccgccgccgacgcagcagcagcagcacgaacaccagccgccccgccgccgacgcagcagcagcagcacgagCACCAGCCGCCCCTCCGCCGCCGCCCCCCCCACCAGCACCGCCGCCGCCCCGCCAACACCAGCCGCTCCTCCGCCACTGCCACCGCAACAGCACCAGCCGCCCCGCCACCGACGCAGCAGCAGCACCGCCGCCGCCTCAACAGCACCAGCCGCCCCGCAAACACCAGCCGCCCCTCCGCCACCGCAGACGCCACAGCACCAGCCGCCCCGCCGCCGCCACAGCACCAGCCCGCCCGCCGCCGCCACAGCACCAGCCGCCCACCCAACACCAGCCGCCCCGCCCGCCGCCACAGCACCAGCCCGCCCGCCGCCGCAACAGCACCAGCCGCCCACCCAACACCAACCGCCCCGCCGCCGCCCCACCAGCACCAGCCGCCCTGCCACCGACGCAGCAGCAACAGCACGAGCACCTGTCGCCTCGCCACCGCTGCCTCAGCACCAGCCGCCCCGCCGCCGCCTCAACAGCACCAGCCGCCCCGCCGCCGCTGCCCGGAGCCGGCGCGCTGAATGCAGACTAATAGGGATGCCAAAGGAAAAatatgcaggggtctcaaactcaactcagcatgtgggccgcagagcaagatgctagagaaatgaaaaatacaagtaggcccctaggcttacttaattttatccaaaatattttgaacttcgtggattagtctgccgGCCgaacaaaattgttcggcgggccgcgagtttgagacccctgctccagaTACTCGCAAAATTTATACCATCATGTCAGCAGAGGAGGTAGCCAATGGAAAGACATCTCACTGGGCAGAATTAGAAATCTCGGGCAATCCTTTATCACAGGATATTATGAGTTTATACCAGGACCCAGATGGAACCTGAAAGCTACTGAATTTCATGCTTGACATCCTGCAGTTCATCTACAGCAGCTTCCTCCGAGGCCATGGATTACATTAAAAGAATGAGACCAAATTCTGCCATCAggtaagtagttttttttttcttccttgactaTTTCCAGAAATACTTGAATGCCATTTGGGTATTGTGATGTAATGAACAGACCTTCCTTTTACCTCCCCTGGATAGGTGGCTGTAAAAATACTAATggatagactttttaaaaatccacactCATGCTTATGTACAGGACTTGCCCATCTTTCACAATGATGCAACTCTTGGTTTAAAATGATTCTTTGTACTGCAGCCTTCCAGGTATCATCTTCACACAGGGTATTgagaaatgtaagaaaaacaataatgaaTTTTCTTCTGAAAAGTTTTAACCTACTTAGGCATTtgccatatttttcgctccataagacgcactcccCCCatcccaaaagtggagggaaaatgcccgtgtgtcttatggagcgaaatatatggtattttattaaatattttaacacatcatttggttcaaaatattttttttcttattttcctccttaaaaccctaggtgtgtcttatagtcaggtaagtcttatggagcgaaaaatacagtaatcttGTTTGAGCAAGTAGACTAATAACACTTGTGAAAGAATAATTTAGACTGAGTTTATATTTGCTATACTGGAAGCAAAATATGATGTCGGACCAGTGGTGTGGAAATTGTAAAGGGTGAGCATttgagaaaattaagaatatGGTTTAGTACTTCTAGAACTGCATTAATATAGGAAATACAAA from Saccopteryx leptura isolate mSacLep1 chromosome 2, mSacLep1_pri_phased_curated, whole genome shotgun sequence carries:
- the LOC136391622 gene encoding asialoglycoprotein receptor 2-like; the protein is MAKDFQDIQHLDSEENDHLLGTPPSQPLRQQSLCSRLWLSLLVLGFSILLLMAICVIGSQRTQMQVELWTLKEAFSNFSSSTLTEIRALGSHGGSIGDSVTSLEARLEKQEDLKADHATLLFHLKHFPADLRILACQMAFLRSNGTECYPVNWLEHEGSCYWFSGSGLTWPEAEKYCQLVVINSREEQRPEADVWQNSRVHSGAATDPKKWEITARTRQRDRSQVSR